Proteins encoded together in one Candidatus Nezhaarchaeales archaeon window:
- a CDS encoding CoA transferase: MTGERVARPLQAGLKLRVDFGVPKEIVIPNELLVMLSEETRKIVMDEALDVNHRFRVLVEDLRWGKGVSIKKLSKYLSVPFATLYRWMKRKMNVKVRDNVTALQLANTKYIKRDFDGDDTEKLKLWFLAHTDGSVIQYGRQVQVTLFTPDPYLELLFREAFGRYGYVGVAPYKDNKGNYKWQLWIYLPLKSLQYLLERRNPAPIDNDVKLYNVLGIAIDAEGSVCTWSHKGRVAKFKVVLYNEKTYVLKPLYDALKQRGYRVHLYTTPKGTVTNYGCLNNDCRYVRVCVKAHVRRLLENVELALPHKRLKACLIKHALRDPRPVYWNIMEPIYSEIEAVHEEMLKESKLIIKNLYEPWQALKRRQKEITPLQYEEGRARLKAEAWKSLEALKEKYNKAFGELERRIEAYFRAQKPLLTSRNLYSVDEVFNDPHVVQRDMLIEVEHPTLGKLKQIGNPIKVAGVKFKVRSPPPALGQHTVE, from the coding sequence GTGACGGGGGAAAGGGTCGCACGACCCCTCCAAGCAGGGTTAAAGCTTAGGGTGGATTTCGGCGTTCCCAAGGAAATAGTGATACCAAACGAGTTGCTAGTGATGCTTTCGGAGGAGACAAGGAAGATAGTGATGGATGAGGCGCTCGACGTTAATCATCGCTTCAGAGTATTAGTTGAGGACTTACGTTGGGGTAAGGGCGTATCAATAAAAAAGCTATCAAAGTACCTCAGCGTACCGTTTGCTACGCTGTACCGGTGGATGAAGCGTAAGATGAACGTTAAAGTGCGCGACAATGTAACGGCGTTGCAACTAGCGAATACGAAGTACATCAAACGCGACTTTGACGGCGACGATACAGAGAAGCTCAAGCTATGGTTTTTAGCGCACACCGATGGAAGCGTAATACAGTATGGGAGACAGGTACAAGTAACGCTTTTCACGCCTGACCCGTACTTGGAGCTCCTCTTCAGGGAGGCTTTCGGCAGGTACGGGTATGTGGGCGTAGCGCCGTACAAGGATAACAAAGGAAACTATAAGTGGCAACTATGGATTTACCTACCGCTTAAGAGCCTCCAGTACCTTCTTGAAAGGCGTAATCCAGCGCCTATAGATAACGACGTAAAGCTTTACAACGTACTCGGCATAGCCATCGACGCCGAGGGGTCGGTGTGTACGTGGAGCCATAAAGGAAGAGTCGCGAAGTTCAAGGTTGTACTATACAATGAGAAAACATACGTCCTCAAGCCGCTCTACGATGCGCTTAAACAACGCGGGTACAGGGTGCACCTGTATACGACGCCCAAAGGAACGGTGACAAACTATGGATGTCTCAATAACGATTGCCGCTATGTCAGAGTTTGTGTCAAAGCCCACGTTAGGCGCCTCCTAGAGAACGTTGAGCTGGCGCTTCCACATAAACGGCTTAAGGCGTGCTTAATTAAGCACGCCTTAAGGGATCCGAGACCAGTATACTGGAATATTATGGAGCCAATCTACAGCGAGATCGAAGCCGTTCACGAGGAAATGCTGAAGGAGAGTAAGCTCATCATAAAGAACCTTTACGAGCCGTGGCAAGCGCTGAAACGTAGGCAGAAGGAGATCACACCTTTACAATACGAAGAGGGAAGAGCTCGTCTTAAAGCCGAGGCATGGAAGTCTCTTGAAGCATTGAAGGAGAAGTACAATAAAGCCTTTGGAGAGCTTGAAAGGCGTATTGAGGCTTACTTCCGGGCCCAGAAGCCCCTCCTTACATCTCGAAACCTATACTCTGTTGATGAGGTCTTTAATGATCCACACGTCGTTCAAAGGGACATGTTGATCGAGGTTGAACACCCAACGCTTGGAAAGCTTAAACAAATAGGTAACCCCATAAAGGTAGCTGGGGTTAAGTTTAAGGTTAGAAGCCCGCCTCCAGCATTAGGTCAGCATACCGTGGAG